In a single window of the Candidatus Neomarinimicrobiota bacterium genome:
- a CDS encoding glyceraldehyde 3-phosphate dehydrogenase NAD-binding domain-containing protein, giving the protein MAVKVNIGIVGFGRIGRNLLRLGYDDPRFNFVGISDLAEPEALFYLLGHDTVYGPTETETVLEDNYIYFGDQKVRLLPGEGPGSLPWDALGADVIIDCTGRIWPRTDLEKYLDAGAKRVIVTKPPEDPVDRIVVMGLNDNDISINDKIVSPSSSTTQVLALMLNILDNEFGLEKAMMTSVHAYTSDQPLADSVRSDLRRSRSAVENIIPNQTRSPQLVETILPHLKGKIAGIAFNVPIPDGSCVDLTTQLQSTPSVEDVNAVMKDVSENSLSAIIGYTDDPIVSSDVVGDSHSMIFDARATMIAAGKLLKTLCWYDDGYGYSQRILELTKAYCDLEEAA; this is encoded by the coding sequence ATGGCAGTTAAAGTTAATATAGGAATCGTTGGTTTCGGACGCATCGGTCGTAATCTATTGCGCCTCGGTTATGACGACCCGCGTTTCAATTTTGTTGGTATCAGCGACTTGGCTGAGCCTGAAGCTCTCTTTTATTTACTGGGGCATGATACAGTATATGGACCTACAGAAACTGAAACAGTACTCGAAGATAATTACATATATTTCGGTGACCAAAAAGTTCGCTTACTACCCGGGGAAGGACCCGGTTCATTGCCTTGGGATGCCCTTGGTGCTGATGTCATCATTGACTGCACCGGCCGTATTTGGCCCCGCACTGATCTGGAAAAATATCTGGATGCCGGAGCAAAACGGGTTATAGTAACCAAACCACCTGAAGATCCTGTAGATCGTATTGTTGTCATGGGATTGAATGATAATGATATTTCAATTAATGATAAAATCGTTTCCCCTTCTTCATCTACGACGCAGGTCCTAGCTCTGATGTTGAATATCCTAGATAATGAATTCGGTCTGGAAAAAGCTATGATGACCTCCGTTCATGCTTATACGTCAGATCAACCTCTAGCTGACAGTGTGCGGTCAGATCTGCGCCGCAGCCGTTCAGCTGTAGAAAATATTATTCCCAACCAGACTCGGTCCCCCCAATTAGTGGAGACCATATTGCCCCATCTCAAAGGAAAAATTGCAGGTATCGCTTTTAACGTCCCCATCCCTGACGGTTCTTGCGTAGATCTTACAACTCAATTACAATCAACACCCTCCGTTGAAGATGTGAATGCAGTAATGAAAGATGTCTCTGAAAATTCCCTATCTGCCATCATCGGTTATACAGATGACCCCATAGTATCCAGCGATGTTGTGGGTGATAGCCATTCGATGATTTTTGATGCCAGGGCAACAATGATTGCTGCAGGAAAATTGCTGAAGACTCTTTGCTGGTATGATGACGGTTATGGATATTCGCAGCGTATTCTTGAGCTCACGAAAGCGTACTGCGACTTGGAAGAAGCCGCATGA
- a CDS encoding P-II family nitrogen regulator yields the protein MKLIIAIIQPEELPYIKEELLKREIYKFTVTNAKGQGKEFPVQEVYRGISHEITLLKKVRLEIAVNDEFVESTVEAITKVAKKDGDKGRGKIFILPIEECIRIRTGETGKEAIG from the coding sequence ATGAAATTGATTATAGCAATTATCCAGCCGGAGGAGCTTCCTTATATTAAAGAGGAGCTCTTGAAAAGAGAAATCTACAAGTTCACGGTTACCAATGCCAAAGGGCAGGGGAAAGAGTTCCCAGTCCAGGAAGTATATCGTGGTATTTCACATGAAATTACCCTATTGAAAAAAGTCAGATTGGAAATTGCGGTAAACGATGAATTTGTAGAGTCTACAGTCGAGGCAATAACAAAAGTTGCTAAGAAGGATGGTGATAAGGGACGCGGGAAAATCTTTATCCTGCCCATTGAAGAGTGTATTCGCATACGAACAGGAGAAACCGGTAAAGAGGCGATTGGCTGA
- the amt gene encoding ammonium transporter has product MLVATFLVFIMHLGFATLESGLTQAKNTVNILFKNVSIIAIGILTYAVCGFNLMYPGEFNGFFGFAGLGISTGAEGLTPAYNPGYTYWTDFIFQAMFAATAATIVSGAVAERIKLSSFLVFSTVYVALIYPIVGSWTWGGGWLADKNFHDFAGSTLVHSVGGWAALVGAYTLGPRLGKYSKNGVIKPIMGHNMPLATIGVFLLWFGWYGFNGGSVLSADPGAVSFVFVTTTLAAAAGVIGAMGASWIISKKPDLSMILNGSLAGLVGITAGADCISPMYAVVVGLIAGVIVVVAVIQLDKMKIDDPVGAISVHLACGIWGTLAVGIFSPDYQLGTQAIGVGAYALFCFVSANIIFQVIKLALGLRVSEEEEILGLDIGEHDMESYAGFQIFTVE; this is encoded by the coding sequence ATGCTGGTGGCGACCTTTTTGGTGTTTATCATGCATTTGGGTTTTGCAACCCTGGAGTCCGGTCTTACCCAGGCAAAGAACACAGTTAATATCCTATTCAAGAATGTGAGTATTATTGCTATCGGGATATTGACTTATGCTGTTTGCGGCTTCAACCTTATGTATCCGGGGGAGTTCAACGGATTTTTTGGATTTGCCGGTTTAGGGATCAGTACAGGTGCAGAGGGCTTAACTCCTGCATATAACCCCGGATATACCTATTGGACAGACTTTATCTTTCAAGCTATGTTTGCTGCTACGGCAGCGACGATTGTATCAGGGGCGGTTGCCGAAAGAATCAAGCTTAGCAGCTTTTTAGTATTCTCAACAGTTTATGTCGCCCTTATCTATCCGATTGTAGGTTCTTGGACCTGGGGTGGAGGATGGCTAGCTGATAAAAACTTCCATGATTTTGCAGGCTCAACACTGGTCCACAGTGTCGGTGGATGGGCAGCGCTGGTTGGAGCTTATACACTGGGACCGCGCTTGGGAAAATATTCCAAGAATGGTGTGATTAAACCTATTATGGGTCACAATATGCCTCTTGCAACTATAGGAGTATTTTTATTGTGGTTTGGCTGGTATGGGTTTAACGGCGGATCGGTGCTTTCAGCAGACCCTGGTGCTGTTTCCTTCGTATTTGTTACCACGACGTTAGCTGCTGCCGCAGGCGTGATTGGTGCCATGGGGGCCTCTTGGATTATTTCAAAGAAGCCTGATCTATCCATGATACTTAACGGTTCACTGGCGGGTCTGGTCGGCATTACAGCCGGGGCGGACTGCATTAGCCCCATGTATGCGGTTGTAGTCGGCTTGATAGCCGGAGTCATTGTTGTGGTTGCTGTCATACAGCTAGATAAAATGAAGATCGATGATCCTGTTGGTGCTATTTCGGTTCATTTGGCTTGCGGTATCTGGGGTACGTTGGCTGTTGGCATATTTAGCCCTGATTACCAGCTAGGCACCCAGGCGATAGGTGTTGGAGCTTATGCTCTATTCTGTTTTGTCAGTGCAAACATCATTTTTCAGGTTATAAAACTTGCTCTCGGATTGCGTGTATCAGAGGAAGAAGAAATACTCGGTTTAGATATTGGTGAGCATGATATGGAATCGTATGCTGGCTTTCAGATTTTTACCGTAGAATAA